The following are from one region of the Oryzias melastigma strain HK-1 linkage group LG22, ASM292280v2, whole genome shotgun sequence genome:
- the LOC112149125 gene encoding fibroblast growth factor receptor-like 1 isoform X3, translated as MDILKTLLFIFEAVFLTDCFRDDPGSDKTGEPEGAKSELNIEKFVRPRFSQPSKMRKRVIARPVGSSVRLKCAASGNPRPDIVWLKDDRPLTDQEVGEGRQKKWTLSLRNLLPEHSGRYTCRVSNQAGEINATYKVEVIQRTNSKPVLTGTHPVNTTVDYGGTTSFQCKVRSDVKPVIQWLKRVESHEEHRYNSTIEVEDHRFAVLPTGEVVSRPDGSYLNKLLITRAKEEDAGMYICLGANTMGYSFRSAFLTVLPDTKPPITHVFPAASTSLPWPVIIGIPAGIVFIFGTVLLWFCQSRKHCPPPSAPAAQVLQSSHRPPYRDRDRACVPPSSSSSSPDKDCMTSLNYEEYLAQQQLLLGQGGPTVPPKIYPKIYTDIHTHTHSHVDGKVHQHQHIHFQC; from the exons ATGATCCAGGCTCTGATAAAACTGGAGAACCCGAGGGAGCAAAATCAGAGCTCAATATTGAAAAATTTG TGCGTCCTCGCTTCTCACAGCCCTCAAAGATGAGGAAGCGAGTGATCGCTCGTCCAGTGGGAAGCTCGGTGCGGCTCAAGTGCGCGGCCAGTGGAAATCCTCGACCAGACATCGTTTGGCTGAAAGACGACAGACCCCTAACTGACCAAGAGGTGGGCGAGGGCCGTCAGAAGAAGTGGACGCTGAGTCTCAGGAACCTGCTGCCAGAGCACAGTGGCAGATACACGTGCAGGGTGTCCAATCAGGCGGGGGAGATCAACGCCACATATAAAGTTGAGGTCATAC agaggacAAATTCCAAGCCTGTTCTGACAGGCACCCATCCAGTCAACACAACAGTGGACTACGGAGGCACCACATCCTTCCAGTGCAAAGTGAGGAGTGACGTTAAGCCGGTCATTCAGTGGCTCAAGCGCGTGGAGTCTCACGAAGAACACCGCTACAACTCCACCATCGAAGTGGAAGATCACAGATTTGCTGTGCTGCCCACCGGTGAGGTGGTGTCCCGGCCTGACGGGTCATACCTCAATAAGCTGCTCATTACCCGCGCCAAAGAGGAGGATGCTGGCATGTACATCTGCTTAGGTGCCAACACGATGGGCTACAGCTTCCGCAGTGCCTTCCTGACTGTTCTCCCAG ATACAAAACCTCCCATCACACACGTCTTCCCGGCAGCATCCACCTCTCTCCCTTGGCCCGTCATCATCGGCATCCCTGCTGGAATTGTGTTCATCTTCGGCACTGTGCTGCTGTGGTTCTGCCAGAGCAGAAAACACTGCCCACCTCCGAGCGCACCAGCAGCTCAGGTCCTGCAGAGCTCCCACCGGCCGCCGTACCGGGACCGAGACAGGGCCTGCGTCCCTCCCTCATCCAGCTCCTCCAGCCCGGACAAAGACTGCATGACATCCCTGAACTATGAGGAGTATTTggcccagcagcagctgctcttaGGGCAGGGAGGACCGACGGTCCCTCCTAAAATCTACCCCAAAATCTACACcgacattcacacacacactcactctcACGTGGACGGGAAAGTACACCAGCACCAACACATTCATTTTCAGTGTTAG
- the LOC112149125 gene encoding fibroblast growth factor receptor-like 1 isoform X1, producing MDILKTLLFIFEAVFLTDCFRGPPRVSGKVAYRQTARLGSAIKMPCPVEGDPPPLIMWTKDDRNIHSGWIRFRILRMGLKIKEVEADDAGTYICKATNGFGSVNINYTLIVIDDPGSDKTGEPEGAKSELNIEKFVRPRFSQPSKMRKRVIARPVGSSVRLKCAASGNPRPDIVWLKDDRPLTDQEVGEGRQKKWTLSLRNLLPEHSGRYTCRVSNQAGEINATYKVEVIQRTNSKPVLTGTHPVNTTVDYGGTTSFQCKVRSDVKPVIQWLKRVESHEEHRYNSTIEVEDHRFAVLPTGEVVSRPDGSYLNKLLITRAKEEDAGMYICLGANTMGYSFRSAFLTVLPDTKPPITHVFPAASTSLPWPVIIGIPAGIVFIFGTVLLWFCQSRKHCPPPSAPAAQVLQSSHRPPYRDRDRACVPPSSSSSSPDKDCMTSLNYEEYLAQQQLLLGQGGPTVPPKIYPKIYTDIHTHTHSHVDGKVHQHQHIHFQC from the exons GGCCTCCCCGGGTGTCCGGAAAAGTTGCTTACAGGCAAACAGCCCGACTGGGCAGTGCCATTAAAATGCCATGCCCTGTGGAAGGAGACCCCCCACCTCTCATCATGTGGACCAAAGACGACCGTAACATCCACAGTGGCTGGATTCGTTTCCGCATCCTCCGCATGGGCCTGAAGATCAAAGAGGTGGAGGCAGACGACGCAGGGACCTACATCTGCAAAGCAACTAATGGCTTTGGAAGTGTTAACATCAATTACACCCTCATTGTCATTG ATGATCCAGGCTCTGATAAAACTGGAGAACCCGAGGGAGCAAAATCAGAGCTCAATATTGAAAAATTTG TGCGTCCTCGCTTCTCACAGCCCTCAAAGATGAGGAAGCGAGTGATCGCTCGTCCAGTGGGAAGCTCGGTGCGGCTCAAGTGCGCGGCCAGTGGAAATCCTCGACCAGACATCGTTTGGCTGAAAGACGACAGACCCCTAACTGACCAAGAGGTGGGCGAGGGCCGTCAGAAGAAGTGGACGCTGAGTCTCAGGAACCTGCTGCCAGAGCACAGTGGCAGATACACGTGCAGGGTGTCCAATCAGGCGGGGGAGATCAACGCCACATATAAAGTTGAGGTCATAC agaggacAAATTCCAAGCCTGTTCTGACAGGCACCCATCCAGTCAACACAACAGTGGACTACGGAGGCACCACATCCTTCCAGTGCAAAGTGAGGAGTGACGTTAAGCCGGTCATTCAGTGGCTCAAGCGCGTGGAGTCTCACGAAGAACACCGCTACAACTCCACCATCGAAGTGGAAGATCACAGATTTGCTGTGCTGCCCACCGGTGAGGTGGTGTCCCGGCCTGACGGGTCATACCTCAATAAGCTGCTCATTACCCGCGCCAAAGAGGAGGATGCTGGCATGTACATCTGCTTAGGTGCCAACACGATGGGCTACAGCTTCCGCAGTGCCTTCCTGACTGTTCTCCCAG ATACAAAACCTCCCATCACACACGTCTTCCCGGCAGCATCCACCTCTCTCCCTTGGCCCGTCATCATCGGCATCCCTGCTGGAATTGTGTTCATCTTCGGCACTGTGCTGCTGTGGTTCTGCCAGAGCAGAAAACACTGCCCACCTCCGAGCGCACCAGCAGCTCAGGTCCTGCAGAGCTCCCACCGGCCGCCGTACCGGGACCGAGACAGGGCCTGCGTCCCTCCCTCATCCAGCTCCTCCAGCCCGGACAAAGACTGCATGACATCCCTGAACTATGAGGAGTATTTggcccagcagcagctgctcttaGGGCAGGGAGGACCGACGGTCCCTCCTAAAATCTACCCCAAAATCTACACcgacattcacacacacactcactctcACGTGGACGGGAAAGTACACCAGCACCAACACATTCATTTTCAGTGTTAG
- the LOC112149125 gene encoding fibroblast growth factor receptor-like 1 isoform X2: MESPGPPRVSGKVAYRQTARLGSAIKMPCPVEGDPPPLIMWTKDDRNIHSGWIRFRILRMGLKIKEVEADDAGTYICKATNGFGSVNINYTLIVIDDPGSDKTGEPEGAKSELNIEKFVRPRFSQPSKMRKRVIARPVGSSVRLKCAASGNPRPDIVWLKDDRPLTDQEVGEGRQKKWTLSLRNLLPEHSGRYTCRVSNQAGEINATYKVEVIQRTNSKPVLTGTHPVNTTVDYGGTTSFQCKVRSDVKPVIQWLKRVESHEEHRYNSTIEVEDHRFAVLPTGEVVSRPDGSYLNKLLITRAKEEDAGMYICLGANTMGYSFRSAFLTVLPDTKPPITHVFPAASTSLPWPVIIGIPAGIVFIFGTVLLWFCQSRKHCPPPSAPAAQVLQSSHRPPYRDRDRACVPPSSSSSSPDKDCMTSLNYEEYLAQQQLLLGQGGPTVPPKIYPKIYTDIHTHTHSHVDGKVHQHQHIHFQC; this comes from the exons GGCCTCCCCGGGTGTCCGGAAAAGTTGCTTACAGGCAAACAGCCCGACTGGGCAGTGCCATTAAAATGCCATGCCCTGTGGAAGGAGACCCCCCACCTCTCATCATGTGGACCAAAGACGACCGTAACATCCACAGTGGCTGGATTCGTTTCCGCATCCTCCGCATGGGCCTGAAGATCAAAGAGGTGGAGGCAGACGACGCAGGGACCTACATCTGCAAAGCAACTAATGGCTTTGGAAGTGTTAACATCAATTACACCCTCATTGTCATTG ATGATCCAGGCTCTGATAAAACTGGAGAACCCGAGGGAGCAAAATCAGAGCTCAATATTGAAAAATTTG TGCGTCCTCGCTTCTCACAGCCCTCAAAGATGAGGAAGCGAGTGATCGCTCGTCCAGTGGGAAGCTCGGTGCGGCTCAAGTGCGCGGCCAGTGGAAATCCTCGACCAGACATCGTTTGGCTGAAAGACGACAGACCCCTAACTGACCAAGAGGTGGGCGAGGGCCGTCAGAAGAAGTGGACGCTGAGTCTCAGGAACCTGCTGCCAGAGCACAGTGGCAGATACACGTGCAGGGTGTCCAATCAGGCGGGGGAGATCAACGCCACATATAAAGTTGAGGTCATAC agaggacAAATTCCAAGCCTGTTCTGACAGGCACCCATCCAGTCAACACAACAGTGGACTACGGAGGCACCACATCCTTCCAGTGCAAAGTGAGGAGTGACGTTAAGCCGGTCATTCAGTGGCTCAAGCGCGTGGAGTCTCACGAAGAACACCGCTACAACTCCACCATCGAAGTGGAAGATCACAGATTTGCTGTGCTGCCCACCGGTGAGGTGGTGTCCCGGCCTGACGGGTCATACCTCAATAAGCTGCTCATTACCCGCGCCAAAGAGGAGGATGCTGGCATGTACATCTGCTTAGGTGCCAACACGATGGGCTACAGCTTCCGCAGTGCCTTCCTGACTGTTCTCCCAG ATACAAAACCTCCCATCACACACGTCTTCCCGGCAGCATCCACCTCTCTCCCTTGGCCCGTCATCATCGGCATCCCTGCTGGAATTGTGTTCATCTTCGGCACTGTGCTGCTGTGGTTCTGCCAGAGCAGAAAACACTGCCCACCTCCGAGCGCACCAGCAGCTCAGGTCCTGCAGAGCTCCCACCGGCCGCCGTACCGGGACCGAGACAGGGCCTGCGTCCCTCCCTCATCCAGCTCCTCCAGCCCGGACAAAGACTGCATGACATCCCTGAACTATGAGGAGTATTTggcccagcagcagctgctcttaGGGCAGGGAGGACCGACGGTCCCTCCTAAAATCTACCCCAAAATCTACACcgacattcacacacacactcactctcACGTGGACGGGAAAGTACACCAGCACCAACACATTCATTTTCAGTGTTAG